The DNA window TTGTGTAGTGGACCAAAAATACCTAGAGCACTAAGAAATTCCCATAACTTGCAAAGTTCCAAAGGAATTCCTACCTCCTGTGTGTCTCGACTGTTAGTGACAGGCTTGTTGTCATTATTTTCCAATACAATGTGACGAAACTGACTGTTTGGGACATCTTTAATAATGTGCCATTTGACAGGGAACTGCCCGCTCCACTTGTCCTGCTGCCAGTAATCCACACTCTTGTCAAAGTCAACAGGTCCAGTCATTTCAGCCACTCCACAAAACTGGGCACTAGCATTCACCTGCATACAAGAGTAACAAATACTTAcagaagaaacaagaaattagaagttcGGAGGAAATAACAAAGATATAGCATTCACCTGCTCtaagaggaaaaaataatagtttttagaTGAATATAACGGAAAAGCAATCAGAAAGAATTAGAAGCTCAAGAGGCAAAACAAAGACATTGCAGAAGCTTCAGTTTTCCTTCAATATTCGATACAAGTGATAACAAAAGTAATGTATCAATGCATTTAAAAGATATGATTCTCTagattaacgatatatttcaagttttttcttttatttttttcccaaggCATTGGTCTGCCTTCCAACTTCCAAGTTACTGTTTTTTGAGCACTTAAGAATCAGGTATTTACCGAAAATAAGAGAAACACAGGACAAGGATCTTGCTTCTCCTTAGCTTCACGATAGGTGGTGTCCAATTTTCTATTCCCATTTGGAGTGCTGGCCCAAACACCATATTTGATGCTCTTGTGAACGTTATCTTCACTGTATGACTTGATGATGAAGAACTTAGCATCCTTGTATTCAATTACAAAATCTGGTTGGTTGTATGATTCGTCATGGATCTTGGCAGATGGTTTGCTATGTTTATTATTCTCAACAGAAGGACCATGTTCAGCTGTATTTTGGGCCTTAGGCTTTAAGGCCCTTGGTCCTCTGTTTTGCTCACTAAGGATATCAAGACTACCATTGCAGCCACATAAGGAAACATTGCTCCTTCCTCGCCGTCTGTTGTTTTCAAGAGAAAGCCAACCCCGATTGTTAGTCCCCAAACTAGAAATGGATGCACTTCCAAAACTAGATCCCTGATTGTAACCACTCTGCAGATAGGCTCTATTGTAGGAGTTTGAACCAGATCCAGGGCCATAAAATGATCTTTGTTGTTGAGATGCCTGCAAAAACTTTGTCAGTTAGCATTAACACTAAAAGCCATAATCCGCTTCATCAATTGTAATGATAATACCTGGTGCTCATCGCTTCCTACTAAGTAATCAATAATAGCAAAGCATgcaaatcaaacatgaaaattGTTTGCAGTCATAACCGAAAATGCATGGCAAAGCAAAGTAACCTGGGGCTGTTATCAGGCCTCTTATGCCATCTTTCAGGTTTGGGTAGAAAGGAAGGATAAGGTTAGTAAAATACCAAGTAACAAATTCTAAAGAACATATTCGGTTGACCTACTAGATTTATTAGGAAACAAGCAAGAGCCTTCAAACAATCATGTAGCCATATATTGGCAAATAAGAAATAAGGACCTTTACATGATTGGTGTTGCTTAGGCTACACAAATCTTGCATATATCACAACTGAAAGTCctgataaaattttcaattaccaAGGCTTATAAAATAGATCTAGGATAAAACAATCTGCACCATAATGTACAACCCCTTTTCTTAACTAGCTATATGGATTCCTTGCATACTGTAACATCTCGTAATGAGAAAAGGCAAGCAGCGTCATGTGACTCAACagattcttaataaaaaaaaaatagaggggtAAGAATACAAACCATTCCAACATTCTGCCCAAATGACACAAAATTGCCAATAGGCTGTGGGGAAACTGAAGGTGAAAAGGGAGTCAAAGGCCTATTTCTATCTGAGGGCTTTGACCAATCTGACCAAAGTCCTCCAGATCTCAATCCGTCGAACCCCTGCTGCTGATCATGAAAACCATGGTTTCCTGGAAAGCTGCCCCTACCAATTGATCCTACTGGAGGAGGATAACTAGGCCTTGGTCCGAAAAGCATGTTATCTCCTTGTTGGTCGATGTTTGCCAATGCGTTGAACTCCGGTTGTGAAACTGGTGTTGGTGAAGTGATATATGACATGTTAGGACCTAGATGCTGGTAATAAGGTGGCCCAGAAAATGGAAATTGCTGAGGGGAGTATAACTGTGCATCTCCACCGACAGAAGGTAAAGGAGTGGTGACTGGAGAATATGGCCCATAAGGCATTTGTGGACTATATCCATATCCAGCATGGAAAACAAGAGAAGGATTGTCATTGTAGACACCCTAGTTAAGACAAAATGTCAGGGAACAATAGCAAAGGCAGtctatataataaaatgatgtgATGGAGGGTTGCTTACAGGAGACCCAATTTCTAAACCTTCAGCATTTATATATGGAGGATATTCATCCCATTCACCAGTGACATTGTCATAACCTGGTTGACAACATCAATAAAATGGTCCCTTGATTAATTCATGTAGGATATCAAGTATCAGAAACTAATACAAGAATGTTGCAGTTACATGCATttgatttctaaaaattaatatttagtgTCATCTGTGTGACATCAATGATAGGTATGATCAGTGACTGTCAAGTTCAGGGCCTCCAAATGGACTGTAAGACTAACCTCTGTAGTAGAACGCCTGTGCCTGAGGAGCATAAATATTAGGTGGATAGACAGCACGATCTCCAGGAGAACCAAATGCTCCCAATTGACCTGTGGTGTCCCTAGGATGACCTGAAGGGGCAGTATCCTGTGAGGAATTAGGAGAAACTGACGTCTCATTTTTTGCTGATAGAGGCTGAAAATAAGTTAACAAATAAGGTttcttactaaaaaaaatactttcattaAGCTTTgagtatagaaaaaaaaaatgattgaagttTAAGAAGAACTACCTGCTCCTTCATGTTATCTGATTCGGCAGGTTTCTCTTCTGCATCCATGATCAGTAAGCTCAGTGACTTAGTAGAGTCTTAGAAACACAGGCAGTACAAATTTATTGACCAACCAAAGCTAAAATTGGGGATATGAAAACTTGAAGCTATGAATATGTGCGCACAAATCCACACATTCACACCTATGCACACATGATAAATATAAGAACatgaaaatactttcaaaatggAAAACCATTGAGATCTAGTCGATACTATAATGAAACAGGAAACCTTCGTACATAATACAAAACAATGAGCAACCACTCATTTAATAACCAGGTTCTATACACTACAAGTATGCTTTGATCAGTCAAAGATCTCATCAGCTTGACAATAATAAATAAGCTCATAAAAACAGGACATCGCCTTGAAATCTCAAGCATatcaaacattttttcttttcatgaattCAAGAAACCACCGGTTCATGATTCCAGAAAGCAACCATATCAACAAGTCAATTAAGTTTCTTGAACCTCCACTCCAAAATACTCTACTGAATAATTATCTAAACATGACAAGCAAAACTGAGAATTCGCAATAATTAAGGTCACCTCACACAACCTAGATCTCAGATCTCAAGATAAAACACCAAGCACAGCCCAGATTTATCACCACATGCAAGTTTCAATCTCTCCGCATATAAAAAAGACGAGTCCTCAAAAAACAAGGCAAAAAAAACAGCATAAAGTCAAAAgaaagattgattttttcatgttcaaACGAACAAGACAAAAACAACCCACAAGCCAATTCATCCTGCAAATGACTTAGACCCCTCAAACCAACAAAAAGGAGAGTTTGAATTAACATAAAGATCAAAACTTTATATAATTATGATAAAGAGAAGAGGTGGGGTAGGGAGAAAAGTACCAGCAGGGACACGATCTGGAGCAGGTTGTGATGGTGATTGGGTTGCCGCCATATGAATGGATCAGAGGATGATCTCTTCAGAACGGGCACCAGAATCTAAGCTCAAATCACCAGAGAAGTATTTAACTTTTTCTTCACATGGATATATAGAGTGAGagggagaaaataaaaaataatgctcTCCTATATCTATATAAGTAGTGTACAGTAGGCATTTAACATTAGGTCTTCTTTTTTGGCAATGAATATAGTTTTCCTTCATTCAGTTTAGCCTTTTTATTGGACAGTTGAAAAGAAATGTTGCCTGTTAAGGTAAGTACATAGATTGGGTTATATTTGGGTACGTGGTGGTTGGAGAAGCGGCAGTGGAATCGAATTCGATAATGTTtagttattgattattttttaaaatatttttattttaaaatattatttttttatttttaaaattttatattttatattcatataattatctaaaattatcaaaaaaataatttaaaaataaaacattttaattgtttaaaaaacaaacatagcctcaAGAGTTTAGTCTTAAAAACTGTCCAATTCCAACACCAACAATTCTAGGCCTATCTAGTTTATgggcttttttatatatgttcaGGGCTTGGCCCAGATCATAAATTTATGACTTTGACTTTGACTTTGATTCATAAAATCATACCTTTATCTTCCTCATCTTCCTTATCTTAAGTCTTcctttaaactttattttaaaaaaaaataataatacataccataattttacatgaattccatttaaaaaaaattacaattcatagttttttttttaaatctataactCGTAAAAATTATGGCAATACAATATAGAACACaagctaaatatattttttaaagcattaatCAATGCTAAATCTCTTTAGTACGAAAGAAGGTATAATTAATGAAACTAAAAAGCAattgtagtaataataataataatatcggTGCTTGAGATTTGCTAATGTTTAAGAATTGGTGTGTGTTGCTTGAATTTGCTGTGGctttcattaattatataattgagATAGCACTTGGCAGCATTGCTATATATTAATGTCGTCAGTGATCACTTTGACTAGTTCCAAGCAACCATCACGTCCTCCTACATATTTGCATTGGAGACCTTGAGGCCCTGAACAAcaaacaaattatgatgtttgcttatggtttttattctctctcttctGTGTGTCGTGCCATTGCAGGCACCTGTCTTCGATGTAGACAGCTTGTCCttgtttccatttttatttcAGGTGGGGGGGCGATCGACAAGAACTTCATTTTCCATAGAATGAGGGAAACAAGGAAACTAACAAAAATGGAGATGATACCAATGATTGATGACTTGACAGGTGGTAAACTACACCTAGGGCAACCAGGACTATATGTAATGCTGAtgctttttctttatcaatgtTCAGGTATCAAGCTGCTTGTTTCTGCGTCTTATTTACCATTGAAATAGTTAGCTTGAGGACTTGAGCTAGTTAATTATGGCTGCGAGAATCAAAAGCATAGCTATTATAGTGGCGGCACTTGGTGTCAAAGCCTTTGTATTTGGAATTCTGGCTGAAATAAAAAAGGTAATTACTCTATGTATTCAATACAAAATTGACAAGGTGATTTGCTAATCTCCTTCTCTGAACATGTCTTGTTGTTTTCTACTACTTGTTCCCTGCACGCAGCCCGCTTCTGGAGAGGCTAGCATGTCACATGGAGTTGTTACCTGCAAATATCCATCAGACCCAGCAGTCTTTTTTGGCTTCTTATCGATCGCAGCACTCATTGCTTGCACGTTAGTTGGGATCTGTTCTATATTTTATCCTTACAAGGGCAAATCTGTTCCTTACAAGGGTTTGTTTCACAGCACTCGCATGGTTGTGTTCTTCCAAATTGCCCTGTGAGTGTACAAGCAAACGAGTTCTCCATCATTTCCAAGATTTATTTTCTGCTGTGATATTGTCAAGTTATTCATGcctaataaattaattcttttgttgGTGTGGAAACAGGTCGGTGTCCATGTTGGCTGGAGGGATGCTGCTGTGGGCAACAACCACTGAGCTCATTCACTTGACAAAAAATGTGCACCGTCATAACGTGGACAGTACTTATTGTCCCACAGCCAAGACTGGTCTCTTTGGTGGTGCTGCCTTCTTGGCTTTAGATGCTTCCCTCTTCTGGCTGGTTTGCCTAATGCTCACAAGCAACGCTAGAGAGGACTACTTTGATGAAGCAGGAGAGGAACAGAAAGGTGAATATGGTCAAGTTCTAATTACAGACTATGAGACCGCAGGAGAGAGACCACAGGAGGAGGCAAAGCTTGAAATATCAAGTGGACTCGGTGAGAGGATCAAacattattgaagaaaataagaaaataccTGCTGAATGTTATTTACAATATGAACATGAAAGACTTTGGTGTGGATGTGTTCTTTTCTCTCTGTTCATTCCTGTTGTTATTTTCTCTGTTGAATTGATATGCTCATTATAATATAGCAACCAAGCAAGCATCATTCAGAGAGAGCTTTGAAACCAGATGAATGAACTGCTATACTGTTGCTCTGCTGCTTCGTTGCATAGATCAAGAATCAAACTTTGTAATCAAAATGGTAAAAGGTTCTCAAAAAGTCAGTATTTTCTCTCTTCCATTGATAGGGAGAGATTGCTGTGGAGTGAAACAAAATACTTTCTCCAATGGTTATTTATTTGTGAACAGATCGTATAATATACAAAGAAAGTACAGATTGCAAACcctgaagaagaaaaggaaaaaagaaccCTTAATATACCAAGCAATGGTGTGACCCATTTCAATATGGACACTTCAACCTAATATAGTAGAATTACTCAGATCAAAGCTCTTCCTGTCTCAGAGTCTTGGGGTTTTTCCTGTTTTGTACCAGATAAACTATCAGCCAAATCAAGGCCTTTAGTTTCAAATGGAAAGAGCAATACACAGATCCCTGCTACAAAAACTATACTCGCAAAGAAAACAACTGCTGCAGTTTGATGACATCCTTGTACCAAACTGACTGCCACAAGAGGGCAGACCATTCCTCCGATTCTTGACACTGAGCTTGCAACCCCGACGCCGGTTGTTCGCATAAAGGTCGGGTAAAGCTGcatgattaagaaaaataaccatATGTTATCATCTATAATCACCTATCAGTAACTGAAATTTCACAgataaacaaaatgaagaatCTAACCATTGTGTTCAGTTTGACGGATTTGTGTTGTCAcaggaaataaaaaacaaataacaattatatctGAAAGATTTCTAGTGATAATCAATATGGTTTATCTATTTTCAACATGAATCTGGCACAAATACACAATCTGCTTTAAAAAAGTGTCTTCTTTCCTCTCTAGTGTTTCTTGTTTATGAGgcaatcaaaatgaaaattcaaCAACAAAAGGCTGCTTGAGTAAGAGATTCAATTTGCATAACTTACCTCTGGAGCATATATATAAACGATCGTGAATGTTCCAGTGATGCATGTTCGAGCTCCAAACAGAAGTGTTGTTGTTACACCTGTAGACTGATGGACTACCAATGGCAGCAGGAAGATGCAACAAACAAAGAACATAGCCGCCATTGAAAGTTTACGACCAAGTCTATCAATTACGAGTGCGGACAGGATGAGCCCCGGAAACTCTTGAACCAAATAAAAGTTCAACGTCACTAAGCTTCTTTGAAGAGAGTACAAGAATCAGCTTTACCACACAAGTAAAaagatttttctaataaatatgaAATCGTACCTGCAAAACTTGTGATAAAAACCtgtttgtaattaatattaGCAGGCTTTTGTGACTGCTTTTTAGTTTGATGGCATGTATTACTCCTATCGTTCAACTCCGTGGTCAGCAACACGAGGCCATAATATGAAAATGCATTTGCAAAGATTACCACCCATAAAAGCAAGGTTGACCTAACTAATCTTGGTGAGAAAATTATTAGCACTGATTTGAAGACCCCCATGTGAGAATCCTTCTGCttgggaggaggaggaggaggaggtgcgGCGCACACATCTTTATCTTTACTCTCTGGTAGATGATTATTTCCTTGCAGCTCAATTTCGTTACCAGCAACAACAACACCAGGAGGCAATTCTTTTCCATTTAGTTTggcaattttcttcaaaataataagTGCTTCATTTTTTCGACCTTTCAAGCATAAGTACCTTGGTGACTCAGGTGTCAAGGTATAAAATACAAGGAGGAGGAATGAGGGCAGAGCAGACAGAGCAAGTAGCCACCTCCAACCTAATCTTGGCATGATAATCtgcaaatatatgaaaaaaaacaccaatcaTAAGATTATCATCAACAAATGCAGCACTAGAACCAGAACAACTACCGTGTGGACTTTAttggaggggaaaaaaaagaaacaaaccatGATGGAGACAAAATAAACATTGAAAATGAGGATATTCAAGAACCAATATCAATTCTAGGAATAGATGCTAAAAAGCATGAGAGTTCCCATAATTTTAGAGCCCTATATAGTCATCCACTTAATATTTTATCACAATCAGacactaaatagaaagaaagaaagcatggCATGGCATGGATCGTTGAAGGATGTTCACTGTTCAATAATTTTACGCCAAGATGTAAGACcataaaacaatcaagaaatCATAAGCATACCCAAGCCAGACCACCCTCAAAAATTGTTCCGACGGTCCAGAATGCTGAGAAAACCACCATCCAAGTGCCTCTGTTTGGAGCAGGCACAAACTCTAGAAACCATGCTAAGAGCACGGGACCGCCTCCAATCCCAAAGCCAACCAAACAACGGGAAATAAGCAACGCGATGTAGTTCGGGGCAAAGGCACTAAGAAAACCAGCGACGGATGTCATTATTGCTGTAACAAAAAATCCTTtcctgaaggaaaaaaaataacaaaaaacacattTCAGAGACTAAATTATGtacatgtatataaaaaatattcccaAAATAACAGCAATTAGCACATATGTGTTTGACAAGAAATAAGAGTCACAAAAACCACGGTTGCTAGATCAAGGTGGCTGGAAATTGTAATATATAACCTTCTTTTCCATCCTGATCTTCTAGGGTTCCTTCTATTCCTTTGTTGTGAAAGGTCACTCAACAACTTCAGAGGAAACAACTCAAATATCTATTTCCAACTTCCAATCATGAGTATTTTGGCTTAAGTTATCACCTTTCTCCGACAGACAAGGGAGTAAAACACACACATCATGAGACCCTCTCTACAGATGGAAAGAAGTGATCCACCAGGATGATTGCAGAATCATCTTCAAGATGGTTATATAATTATTTCCGTATTGTTTTGTcgattaagtaaaaaaaagaggggggggggtGTTGCGtatagagaagaagaagaggaaggcaCCTCCTTCCATATTTGTCTGAGATTACGCCCCATGTATATGCTCCAACCAGCATGCCAGCAAAAACCACAGTGGTTATGAGGCTTTCCTCGTGAGAAGTAAGACCCCATTTCGAATGAACTGCCGGTCCAACAAACGAGAGAATCATAACCTCCATCGCCTCTGAAACCCAACCCATTCCAGCATAGAGTAGCACAAGGAATTGGAATTTCCCAAAACCCACGGTGACAAGAGCTTCATCAACTGTATACCTCGGACCTCCATCTGCCATCTAAGAATGTAAAGCAAATAAGCTGCCCAAAACAAGTACAAGTTAATTTTGCTGCTTGTATGAGTGAAAACAGCTTAGAACTAAATAGATCAAGAGCGACTTTGATCTTTAGCCAAATGAATGATCCTGCAATATCATGTACTGTTTCAACCACCGCAAAAAGCGTAACACAGTGAAGGAGTCGATAATCATAGGCGAACAGATGCTGTTAGTCCCCTGAAAACTTCCGTTTTTATTGGTCTATGGGAGGGCCCAGAGGGGTCAAATAGTCCCAAGCACCAAAATTAGAGCCACTAAGGCTTGAAACCTGGATTCCTACATGGATGGCCAATATACTCCCCAGCAGAATCAAAGCCATGGCGGCTCTGTTCACATTCAAAAACAATGTtcgatgaaaattttaaaaaaaataatcttttttatataaaaaaatccaaatcattttgatatatcaatattaaaaataatattttaataatttttaaataaaaaaatatattaaaaaataattactaggAAAAAGTTACAATATTGTTCATGTTATCATTATGAACTCCACTATGAGTGCATTGATTATATGCATCAGCTGTCATTTCAAGACAAAGTACCTTCTGTGTTGAAAGACCACTCATAGTGGAATGGTTAGGCAGAGATAATCAAGGGCCATACATGCagaatattttttcattctttgGTTTAATGGGCCAAAGTTTTAGCTCTAAATTTATTAGTCTCAAGCATAGGCTAGAGAACTTTTCTCTAATTTAGCTATCTCTCTGCTTGACTCTTGCTCTCCATAACTTGCTACCTGAATAGCTTACTTCTATAAGCtttattttcattcaagttCCCTCTCCAAGAGTAAAGAAGACTCTGAGACAGTGCAAGGGTGAAGTACTGAGGCATTAAGCAGTGAAATTGTACATGTTTTCCATCGTGATCACAATTTCGACTAGTGTCAAGCCTAGCATGATTTGTTGACTCGATTCGAGTAGGAATCCTATGACTTACAGGTTACTGTAATTTCAATATATAGTGGTATATGTTTTTGTTCCATCTCACCTTATCTGCCGAAGAATGTTAGGATTTGACAGAGATGCAGGTCTTATGAATCCACTCTCTCCTTCACTTACAGGATAGGATTAGCTGCTGATGGTAAGTTATTGTGCCAAAAACAATGAGTTTCTTGATTGGATCCACCagagattaatttatttgttgtttcaaACACAATCAAATCAAGAGTTAATCAAAGAGAATTGAACATCAATATGAATGGATTTATTAAAcaagaaaccaaacaaaacccacCATGAAAGCACCAACATTCTGAAATTTGAAAAGCACcaaaggataaacaagaaataatcCAAAACATCAGGTGGGCTGAGATcgaaaaaaacaaagcacaaaCTGGGGTGTTCCTGGAGATGGAGAAAACAGACCTTATCAGAGATTATACATGCAGATGATCCAAGAAAAAGGTTCCCTCTTCTTTGTAGGGTTTTCAGACTGAAATGACATGTGATTATTGATAGATAATTATGTAGGGTTTCagtgtattttgttttcttattttgctcATGCGTTATAACATTGAATGATGCAATTTCATGCGAACAGATTCCAAGAAAAACTGTCAGCCTTCCAATGCAATCACAACAACAAAATGGGAAAAATatggaaataaaatttgaagctGGTCCTCTATTTCTGCGACTGCAGGTGTCTACCTCGACACTAAAGTACCTGTACTTGTCTGTCTCTATGAATGCATGGTGTTTACTCACACTGACACTTGTCTGTCTCTGGATTTTCTTTGCTGTATTACAGGCATCAAGAGCTTAACTGGTTTGCTCAAGTAATGCTAGtttggaagaaaaaatcttCCACTGTGAAAAAAATTGCTTGTTTGAGAAATGTTTTTGTCAACTGTGTTactgtgaatatatatatattcactgtACTAGTTTGGACAAGAGACTCTGGCCTCATTAGAGGTTTTTGCTGCACGGAAGTTTAATTTGTAGAATCAAAGCAGTGCGCAAGAGCATATGAATGTGCGTGTGTGAGCGCCAAAGCAAGGATGTTTCAAGCGTGCTTTGTCACTTGTCAGAAGCAAAGTGTCGATGGTATTTTAGTATTTAGAGCTGCGTGTTCTTGAAAGTTGATGTCATCCATCATCGTTCTGCAGCGTAGCTAGTCAGATGGGACATAAAAAAGATCATGATTCTGTGAACTGATATTCTTACATTAACtataaacaatattaattaaaatattcctttgttttattttttaattaatatttttaattttaatttcatcttttaatattaaattttattttttaatatttaatattagaccgagtaaaaattaaaatttattagttatttttaataaaattatcttgattttataattcgaa is part of the Populus trichocarpa isolate Nisqually-1 chromosome 7, P.trichocarpa_v4.1, whole genome shotgun sequence genome and encodes:
- the LOC7465573 gene encoding organic cation/carnitine transporter 7-like isoform X1, encoding MADGGPRYTVDEALVTVGFGKFQFLVLLYAGMGWVSEAMEVMILSFVGPAVHSKWGLTSHEESLITTVVFAGMLVGAYTWGVISDKYGRRKGFFVTAIMTSVAGFLSAFAPNYIALLISRCLVGFGIGGGPVLLAWFLEFVPAPNRGTWMVVFSAFWTVGTIFEGGLAWIIMPRLGWRWLLALSALPSFLLLVFYTLTPESPRYLCLKGRKNEALIILKKIAKLNGKELPPGVVVAGNEIELQGNNHLPESKDKDVCAAPPPPPPPKQKDSHMGVFKSVLIIFSPRLVRSTLLLWVVIFANAFSYYGLVLLTTELNDRSNTCHQTKKQSQKPANINYKQVFITSFAEFPGLILSALVIDRLGRKLSMAAMFFVCCIFLLPLVVHQSTGVTTTLLFGARTCITGTFTIVYIYAPELYPTFMRTTGVGVASSVSRIGGMVCPLVAVSLVQGCHQTAAVVFFASIVFVAGICVLLFPFETKGLDLADSLSGTKQEKPQDSETGRALI
- the LOC7465573 gene encoding organic cation/carnitine transporter 7-like isoform X2, whose product is MTSVAGFLSAFAPNYIALLISRCLVGFGIGGGPVLLAWFLEFVPAPNRGTWMVVFSAFWTVGTIFEGGLAWIIMPRLGWRWLLALSALPSFLLLVFYTLTPESPRYLCLKGRKNEALIILKKIAKLNGKELPPGVVVAGNEIELQGNNHLPESKDKDVCAAPPPPPPPKQKDSHMGVFKSVLIIFSPRLVRSTLLLWVVIFANAFSYYGLVLLTTELNDRSNTCHQTKKQSQKPANINYKQVFITSFAEFPGLILSALVIDRLGRKLSMAAMFFVCCIFLLPLVVHQSTGVTTTLLFGARTCITGTFTIVYIYAPELYPTFMRTTGVGVASSVSRIGGMVCPLVAVSLVQGCHQTAAVVFFASIVFVAGICVLLFPFETKGLDLADSLSGTKQEKPQDSETGRALI